One part of the Chryseobacterium sp. 7 genome encodes these proteins:
- a CDS encoding spondin domain-containing protein codes for MNKFIFRTSILAAATLAAFTLSSCSDSNDDMMMDMGFQRSITFENVVTPKDFVESGSFQGTGAPPIILPGQSVSITFSAGKTQALMFATMYGASKDWFFASQQPGIKLFDTNGNAITGDVSSSVRLWDNGSKDDATGQVESKPIMQVPNVNASQLMKLSLAYNDVTSEFTLTITNTSGGTANETPFSPGVWAVSNYNGSQLLNSAPFFTPNALSNPEITDIAQMGNISKMMTKLNANTGIMTGLSPALVVVYRGDKNPIYELGKTDTGMGLKDIAQFGNAAKLQNSLKSLSGVKAVYVAGNAPVAPGNKVTTSFNAEPGDKIAYATMFGFSNDWFFANEQSIDASSKGDISSKTSLFDSGTGIDQYPGAGNHQALFGGTPQSENKIISKVGNQYPFPSVQNMIKVTVN; via the coding sequence ATGAACAAGTTTATTTTCAGAACATCAATTTTAGCGGCAGCTACTTTAGCAGCATTTACTCTTTCTTCATGTAGTGATTCTAATGACGACATGATGATGGATATGGGTTTTCAAAGAAGCATCACTTTTGAAAATGTAGTAACCCCTAAAGATTTTGTAGAAAGCGGAAGTTTTCAGGGAACAGGAGCACCTCCGATTATTTTGCCCGGACAATCTGTTTCCATTACATTCAGTGCAGGAAAAACACAGGCATTAATGTTTGCAACCATGTATGGAGCTTCAAAAGACTGGTTTTTTGCATCACAACAGCCAGGCATCAAATTATTTGACACCAATGGAAATGCCATTACCGGAGATGTTTCTTCAAGCGTAAGATTATGGGATAACGGAAGCAAAGATGACGCCACAGGACAGGTTGAAAGCAAACCTATCATGCAGGTTCCTAATGTAAATGCTTCTCAGCTTATGAAGCTTAGTCTGGCTTACAATGATGTAACTTCGGAATTCACTCTTACCATTACCAATACTTCTGGTGGAACCGCTAATGAAACTCCTTTTTCTCCGGGAGTATGGGCCGTTTCCAATTATAATGGTTCCCAGCTACTAAACAGCGCTCCATTTTTTACACCTAACGCTTTATCAAATCCAGAGATCACGGATATTGCTCAGATGGGAAATATCAGTAAAATGATGACTAAGCTGAATGCCAATACCGGAATTATGACTGGTCTTTCTCCGGCATTGGTTGTAGTTTACCGTGGCGATAAAAATCCGATTTATGAATTAGGTAAAACAGACACCGGAATGGGTCTGAAAGACATTGCACAATTTGGAAATGCAGCCAAGCTTCAAAACAGTCTTAAATCTTTATCCGGCGTAAAAGCGGTATATGTTGCAGGGAATGCTCCTGTAGCACCTGGAAACAAGGTAACAACAAGCTTTAATGCTGAACCGGGTGATAAAATAGCTTATGCAACGATGTTTGGATTCTCTAACGATTGGTTCTTTGCTAATGAACAAAGTATTGATGCCAGTAGTAAAGGAGATATTAGTTCAAAAACCTCACTATTTGATTCCGGAACAGGGATTGACCAATATCCCGGAGCCGGAAACCATCAGGCATTATTTGGAGGAACTCCACAAAGTGAAAATAAAATCATTTCTAAAGTAGGAAACCAGTATCCTTTTCCTTCTGTTCAGAATATGATTAAAGTAACAGTTAATTAA
- a CDS encoding non-ribosomal peptide synthetase, which translates to MSNTIPSQEALSLGSAVLLSSEDREKLLNGFNRTGWDYPREETLESLFRKQAILHPDKTAAVYQDQKITYRELDQRSNQFASLLLSQGIKEGKYVPIWLDRSLEWMVAVLGIIKTGAAYVPIDPAYPAKRVEYILSDTSADIIITNQILKTHLSGTEQTKVFDLSSMENLNDLPSEHPEINIHQNNLAYTIYTSGSTGKPKGVMVSHQAIQHLVTWHNHHFHVDHSSKLTLVAGLAFDISVWETWSALTSGATIFIADNEQRTDAVALVDFYRRNQITHGFVPTVLVPSFVNYSRNYTDLKLKYLFTGGEKLKPVLTSELSYELIDYYGPTECTVYATFRKVKDTNGKYMSSIGRPIANAKAYILSEKMELLPVGATGELCIGGSILANGYLNNEELTNTKFIANPFNEKEKLYRTGDLAKWKPDGEIEFLGRIDNQIKIRGFRVEPGEIERTLMHQKDIREALVIGKETEGSTQYLIAFIVLNQGLERDISSIRNRLKDELPGYMIPAQIIFIDNIPLTANGKTDTQALKDLAAQESKELISSEPPTNETERIIVGVWSSALERPVINITDNFFDIGGNSLLVATVAVALQRMLDVKVYLRDIYQYPVLQQLSEVLIARSRETREAIPAEDVEPYVELQKDVYLAPGTVFAGGFDPKQVENPTTIFLTGATGFVGIHLLQELLDTTSADIYCLVRAQDEFHAMEKIDRCFKQYHIPQNIEQKPRIIPVIGDLALPSLGLSDEIFTKLAKQIDLIYHSGSSVNFIEPYSYMKTPNVEGLREIIKLAGAEKTKCLALLSTISVYSWGHLFTGKKVMLESDDIEQNLMSVSKDIGYVRSKWVMEAIADLAAKEGLPLVTYRLGYAMCHSETGASASYQWWSGLVKNCIEFKSYPALTELREGLITVDYMTKAMAYITRNKEAIGKKFNLIARPETNLTLEDFFGLMKKYYPFTLKDLPYKEWRKQWEDDSKNRLYPLTSLFRDNMHEGLSTVELYQNTYIWDCSNVIQYLEGSGINEPVFDKKILDSYLQYLGIPVE; encoded by the coding sequence ATGTCAAACACTATTCCCTCACAAGAAGCCCTTTCACTGGGCTCTGCGGTATTGCTGTCATCAGAAGACAGAGAAAAATTACTCAACGGATTCAATAGAACCGGTTGGGATTATCCTCGCGAAGAAACACTGGAATCTCTTTTTCGGAAACAGGCAATTCTCCATCCGGATAAGACGGCCGCAGTTTATCAGGATCAGAAAATTACTTATAGAGAACTGGATCAGAGAAGCAATCAGTTTGCTAGCTTATTACTAAGTCAAGGAATCAAAGAAGGAAAATATGTTCCTATCTGGCTGGATCGTTCCTTAGAATGGATGGTTGCTGTGCTTGGCATTATCAAAACAGGTGCAGCTTATGTTCCTATAGATCCGGCTTATCCCGCTAAAAGAGTAGAATATATTCTTTCGGATACTTCTGCTGATATCATCATTACCAATCAAATTCTTAAAACCCATTTATCAGGCACGGAACAGACAAAAGTATTTGATCTGAGCAGTATGGAAAATCTTAATGATCTACCCTCAGAACATCCTGAAATTAATATTCATCAGAACAATTTAGCTTACACCATTTATACTTCAGGCTCAACCGGAAAACCCAAAGGAGTGATGGTAAGTCACCAGGCTATACAGCATCTGGTAACATGGCATAACCATCATTTCCATGTAGATCATAGCTCAAAACTGACACTTGTTGCAGGATTGGCCTTTGATATTTCCGTATGGGAAACCTGGTCAGCACTTACTTCCGGAGCTACTATTTTTATAGCTGATAATGAGCAGAGAACAGATGCTGTTGCTTTGGTTGATTTTTATAGAAGAAATCAGATTACTCATGGCTTTGTACCTACTGTTCTTGTTCCGTCATTCGTTAATTATTCCCGGAATTATACTGATCTGAAGCTGAAATATCTCTTTACCGGAGGAGAAAAACTAAAGCCGGTACTTACCTCCGAATTAAGTTATGAACTGATAGATTACTACGGACCCACAGAATGTACGGTATATGCAACTTTTAGAAAAGTGAAAGATACCAACGGAAAATACATGTCGTCAATTGGAAGACCTATAGCCAATGCAAAAGCCTATATTTTAAGCGAGAAAATGGAATTATTACCTGTGGGAGCGACAGGAGAATTATGCATTGGAGGAAGCATTTTGGCAAACGGATATCTTAATAATGAAGAATTGACAAATACTAAATTCATAGCCAATCCATTCAATGAAAAAGAAAAATTATACCGTACCGGAGATTTGGCCAAGTGGAAGCCGGACGGAGAGATTGAATTTTTAGGGAGAATAGATAACCAGATCAAAATTCGCGGATTCCGGGTTGAACCGGGAGAAATTGAACGTACATTAATGCATCAGAAGGATATCAGAGAAGCCCTTGTCATTGGAAAGGAAACAGAAGGAAGTACTCAGTATCTGATTGCTTTTATTGTTTTAAATCAAGGATTAGAAAGAGATATTTCATCCATCCGAAATAGATTGAAAGATGAACTTCCGGGGTATATGATTCCTGCACAGATTATTTTTATAGATAACATTCCATTAACGGCAAATGGCAAAACAGATACTCAGGCTTTAAAAGATCTGGCAGCTCAGGAGTCTAAAGAACTCATTTCAAGCGAACCACCCACCAACGAAACAGAAAGAATTATCGTAGGTGTCTGGTCTTCCGCATTGGAACGCCCTGTTATTAATATCACGGATAATTTTTTTGATATCGGAGGAAACTCACTGCTGGTTGCAACAGTGGCTGTAGCTTTGCAGAGAATGCTGGATGTAAAAGTATATCTGCGGGATATTTATCAGTACCCGGTGTTGCAGCAACTGTCAGAAGTTCTTATTGCCAGATCCAGAGAAACCAGAGAAGCTATTCCTGCCGAAGATGTGGAACCTTACGTTGAGCTTCAGAAAGATGTTTATCTTGCTCCGGGAACTGTTTTTGCAGGTGGTTTTGATCCTAAACAGGTAGAAAATCCAACAACTATATTTTTAACGGGAGCTACAGGATTTGTGGGAATTCACCTTTTGCAGGAACTTCTGGATACTACCAGTGCAGATATTTATTGTCTTGTCAGAGCTCAGGACGAGTTTCATGCAATGGAAAAAATCGACAGATGCTTTAAGCAATATCATATTCCTCAAAACATAGAACAGAAACCGAGAATTATTCCTGTAATAGGAGATCTTGCTTTACCGTCTTTAGGATTATCAGATGAAATATTCACAAAGCTGGCTAAGCAAATCGATTTAATTTATCATTCCGGAAGCTCGGTTAATTTCATTGAACCTTATTCCTATATGAAAACCCCGAATGTAGAAGGATTGAGAGAGATCATAAAACTGGCAGGAGCAGAAAAAACAAAATGTCTCGCATTGCTGTCAACCATTTCCGTCTACAGCTGGGGACATTTGTTTACAGGAAAAAAAGTAATGCTTGAATCTGATGATATTGAACAAAACCTGATGTCTGTAAGTAAAGACATTGGCTACGTAAGAAGCAAATGGGTTATGGAAGCCATTGCCGATCTGGCGGCAAAAGAAGGTTTGCCGTTGGTTACTTACCGTCTTGGGTATGCCATGTGCCACAGTGAAACAGGAGCAAGCGCTTCGTACCAATGGTGGTCCGGATTGGTGAAAAACTGTATAGAATTCAAATCTTATCCTGCACTCACCGAACTTAGAGAAGGGCTTATCACCGTAGATTATATGACCAAAGCTATGGCTTATATCACCAGAAATAAAGAGGCAATAGGGAAAAAATTCAATCTGATTGCCCGTCCGGAAACCAATCTTACTTTGGAAGACTTCTTTGGACTTATGAAAAAATATTATCCTTTTACCCTCAAAGATCTTCCATATAAAGAATGGAGAAAACAGTGGGAGGATGACAGTAAAAACCGTTTATATCCATTGACGAGTCTTTTCAGAGACAATATGCATGAGGGGTTATCTACTGTAGAACTTTACCAGAATACTTACATATGGGATTGTTCCAATGTGATTCAGTATCTGGAAGGATCAGGTATTAATGAACCGGTATTTGATAAAAAAATATTGGATTCTTATTTACAATATCTTGGAATTCCGGTTGAATAG
- a CDS encoding MBL fold metallo-hydrolase, whose translation MNHKLKREHGFIHIPCHELDIFILSDGYFGVGYHQPILAPDIPQNMVKNELRNLYLSESYYEAPINVMLIKKAGRIILIDTGEGFYDEENAGQLLHSLSAAGFTPESVTDILITHAHRDHIGGILSKNGEIVFPNAQYYISRPEFEFWMAGEPDFQKSKNPEGGKPSIPLVRKTLSAIGSRLTTFETGDFLFSCIQTQTAPGHTPGHIIYSVINGDLSIINVVDVFHSPLLIAKPDWGTQWDTDFEAGIETRKKVLENCYQNRTLICSAHLPWPGIGYISKVNDQFQWIPKVYNHPFLINLATDLEIVT comes from the coding sequence ATGAATCACAAACTGAAGAGAGAGCATGGATTTATACATATTCCATGTCATGAACTGGATATTTTTATACTTTCTGACGGGTATTTTGGAGTTGGTTATCACCAGCCGATTTTAGCCCCTGACATTCCTCAAAATATGGTCAAAAATGAGCTCCGTAATCTATACTTATCGGAGTCCTACTATGAAGCACCTATTAATGTAATGCTTATTAAAAAAGCTGGCCGTATTATTTTAATTGATACCGGAGAAGGATTTTATGATGAGGAAAATGCAGGACAATTATTACACAGCCTTTCGGCAGCTGGATTTACACCGGAATCAGTAACGGATATTCTGATTACACATGCTCACAGAGATCATATTGGTGGAATTCTTTCTAAAAATGGTGAGATTGTATTTCCGAATGCGCAGTATTATATTTCGCGTCCGGAATTTGAATTCTGGATGGCAGGTGAACCAGATTTTCAAAAAAGTAAAAATCCGGAAGGTGGAAAACCGAGTATTCCACTGGTGAGAAAAACTCTTTCTGCCATTGGCAGCAGACTCACAACCTTTGAAACGGGAGATTTTTTGTTCTCCTGTATTCAGACACAGACTGCACCAGGACATACTCCCGGGCATATTATATATTCAGTAATTAATGGAGATCTATCAATTATCAATGTGGTAGATGTTTTCCATTCTCCCCTTCTTATTGCAAAACCGGATTGGGGAACGCAATGGGATACTGATTTTGAAGCTGGTATAGAGACTCGTAAAAAGGTTCTGGAAAACTGTTATCAGAACAGAACGCTTATCTGCTCTGCTCATCTTCCATGGCCGGGTATTGGGTACATCAGTAAGGTAAACGATCAGTTTCAATGGATTCCTAAGGTTTACAATCATCCTTTTTTAATCAATCTTGCCACTGATCTTGAAATAGTTACATAA
- a CDS encoding TnsA endonuclease N-terminal domain-containing protein, whose amino-acid sequence MVQIIQNKVRKIGLKYSSLSGSFFSAKSNKEVQFESSLERDFIFLLEMDWIIESYHEQPVTIYYSDSEGKQRSYTPDFLFYWHPRFASKGAKPLLIEIKYKEDLEKNLSIYNPKFKAAEEFCEKNGYEFKVLTEEDIRTEYLENCKFLYRYKKNTFDHRHPDIQLILKTMCDLQCTTPRELIQVCAREKYKQMELIYYMWYMVSINIIRCIWEQPLTMDSAIWLDELYENSYLK is encoded by the coding sequence ATGGTACAAATCATACAAAATAAGGTGAGAAAAATTGGCTTAAAATATAGCTCACTATCTGGAAGCTTCTTTAGTGCTAAGAGCAATAAAGAAGTTCAGTTTGAATCTTCTCTGGAAAGGGATTTTATATTCTTACTAGAGATGGATTGGATTATTGAGTCTTATCATGAACAGCCAGTTACTATCTATTATTCCGATTCTGAAGGAAAACAACGTTCTTATACTCCTGATTTCTTATTTTACTGGCATCCCCGATTTGCTTCCAAGGGAGCAAAACCATTGTTAATTGAGATAAAATACAAAGAAGATCTGGAAAAAAATCTGTCCATTTATAATCCCAAATTCAAAGCCGCAGAAGAATTCTGTGAAAAGAATGGATACGAGTTTAAAGTTCTTACTGAAGAAGATATCAGAACTGAGTATCTTGAAAACTGTAAATTCTTATATCGATATAAGAAGAATACTTTTGATCATAGGCATCCGGATATACAACTCATTCTAAAAACCATGTGTGATTTGCAATGTACAACACCAAGGGAACTTATCCAGGTGTGTGCAAGAGAAAAATATAAACAGATGGAGCTCATATATTATATGTGGTATATGGTTTCAATAAATATCATCAGGTGTATTTGGGAGCAACCCTTAACAATGGATTCTGCAATATGGCTTGATGAGTTATATGAAAATTCTTATCTAAAATGA
- a CDS encoding helix-turn-helix domain-containing protein, giving the protein MKQEIFYLNVGQQITYNDIPCAIIRNIDIKRVSIEEIESGIIHTVNIGEISPADPQQESNNRDMLDFTDKEWKKAQERFQVIRPVLENRGDLKIVERAAKEAKVDKATIYRWINRYEQTGSIGSILGKKKNGGRGKSRLSPEQDEIIQKCINEIYLTSFRKSINYLIRAISYECNKLEVQMPHSTTIRRRINELSEEEKIKQRYGKKVSDNKFRPIRGNFPHAHYPLSVVQIDHTPVDIILVDEVFRQPFNKPYLTVAIDVYSRMILGINISFDPPGAMGTGLCISNAILGKETYLHKLGVEGSWGCWGVMETIHVDNAKEFRGIMLKKACENYGINLEFRPVATPHYGGHIERFLGSFSKAVHDLPGTTFSNIKERSTYKSEKHASFTLAEFEKWMVTYIVNVYHKTVHSGIGMTPEEKYIDGIFGNNETKGMGLPPRFHDERKVRLDFMPYLERTIQASGIVIDHIYYYDEVLRKYINVPNKSKNLRKYSFRRNPKDISVIYFFDPDLNEYFEIPYRDTRYPPMSVWEYKAAVKKWKEDNTGTINEAHIFESYKKLEEIELKAIKSTKKLSKNSRRIIAKEFISKEIFLEDISKVNHDIELAGTNKDKSLQTDEIIFENELNLKPFENLDDEAFDN; this is encoded by the coding sequence ATGAAACAGGAAATTTTTTATCTGAATGTCGGTCAGCAAATAACTTATAATGATATTCCTTGTGCTATCATAAGAAATATTGATATTAAGCGTGTAAGTATTGAGGAAATAGAAAGCGGTATAATACATACGGTTAATATCGGTGAAATCTCTCCCGCTGATCCTCAACAGGAATCTAACAATAGAGATATGCTTGATTTTACAGATAAAGAATGGAAAAAAGCACAGGAAAGATTTCAGGTTATTCGTCCTGTTCTTGAAAATCGAGGAGATTTAAAAATTGTTGAAAGAGCAGCTAAGGAAGCTAAAGTTGATAAGGCAACCATTTATAGATGGATCAATCGTTACGAGCAAACAGGAAGTATTGGTTCTATACTTGGAAAAAAGAAAAATGGGGGCCGTGGCAAATCAAGGCTATCCCCCGAACAGGATGAAATAATACAGAAATGTATCAATGAAATATATTTAACTTCATTCAGAAAGTCTATTAATTATCTCATTAGAGCAATTTCTTATGAGTGTAATAAATTAGAAGTTCAAATGCCACATTCTACAACTATAAGAAGGAGAATAAATGAACTTTCAGAAGAAGAAAAAATAAAACAACGTTATGGCAAAAAAGTTTCTGATAATAAATTCAGACCGATCCGTGGAAATTTTCCACATGCCCACTATCCATTATCAGTTGTACAGATTGACCATACCCCTGTAGACATTATACTTGTTGACGAAGTATTTCGTCAGCCTTTTAACAAACCTTATTTAACTGTTGCTATAGATGTTTACAGTCGCATGATATTGGGAATCAATATTTCATTTGACCCACCCGGAGCAATGGGAACTGGACTCTGCATTTCAAATGCCATTTTAGGAAAGGAAACATATCTTCACAAGCTGGGTGTTGAGGGCTCATGGGGGTGCTGGGGAGTAATGGAGACAATTCACGTTGATAACGCCAAGGAATTCAGAGGAATTATGCTGAAAAAAGCATGTGAAAATTATGGAATTAATCTTGAATTCCGCCCTGTTGCAACTCCCCATTATGGAGGACATATCGAAAGATTCCTAGGTTCATTTTCAAAAGCCGTACATGATCTTCCAGGCACAACATTTTCAAACATTAAGGAACGTTCAACTTATAAATCTGAAAAACACGCTTCATTCACATTGGCTGAGTTTGAGAAATGGATGGTAACTTATATAGTCAATGTATATCATAAAACTGTACATTCAGGAATTGGAATGACTCCTGAAGAAAAATATATTGATGGAATATTTGGCAATAATGAAACGAAAGGCATGGGACTACCCCCACGTTTCCATGATGAAAGAAAGGTCAGGCTGGATTTTATGCCTTATTTAGAGCGAACAATTCAGGCATCAGGAATTGTTATAGACCATATATATTATTACGATGAAGTTCTAAGAAAATATATTAACGTTCCCAATAAAAGTAAGAACTTAAGAAAATATTCTTTTAGAAGGAATCCCAAGGATATCAGTGTCATTTATTTCTTTGATCCAGATTTGAATGAATATTTTGAGATCCCTTACAGGGATACCCGCTATCCTCCAATGTCAGTCTGGGAGTACAAAGCTGCAGTAAAAAAATGGAAGGAAGATAACACTGGAACTATTAATGAAGCACACATATTTGAAAGCTATAAAAAACTGGAAGAAATTGAATTAAAAGCAATCAAATCGACCAAGAAGCTATCCAAAAACTCCAGAAGAATAATAGCAAAAGAATTTATAAGTAAGGAGATCTTTCTGGAGGACATTTCAAAGGTAAATCACGACATAGAATTAGCAGGGACAAACAAAGATAAAAGCCTACAAACCGACGAAATAATCTTTGAGAATGAGCTCAATTTAAAACCATTTGAAAACCTAGATGATGAAGCATTTGACAACTAA
- a CDS encoding TniB family NTP-binding protein, which yields MMKHLTTKTKELVLNGSLEEKIFHLRKQKWIPYPNAEKILAKLEDLKDYPTVDRMPNLLIVGETNNGKTALINRFYKKNNPYIREGEYDLVIAPVLVAQAPSEPDKKSFYNRILQILNAPIIKSESPDTKQRRIISLFKKLEVKIIIIDEIHHVLAGSPLKQRVFLNDLKELSNELKIPIICVGIRDAFNVIQSDNQLSNRFETVTLERWKMNEAYLQFLVNYEALLPLEKPSYLAENSIASKILAMSDGLVGEICTILIRSAELALKSGLNKIDHKILDNIEYVSPEDRKKVLRRANL from the coding sequence ATGATGAAGCATTTGACAACTAAAACTAAAGAACTGGTTCTGAATGGAAGTCTTGAAGAGAAAATCTTTCATTTAAGAAAACAAAAATGGATTCCTTATCCCAATGCTGAGAAAATATTGGCAAAGCTGGAGGATCTTAAAGATTATCCAACTGTAGATAGAATGCCAAATCTTTTGATTGTTGGTGAAACCAATAATGGAAAAACAGCACTCATTAATAGATTTTATAAGAAAAACAATCCATATATCCGAGAAGGAGAATATGACTTAGTTATCGCTCCTGTGCTTGTTGCCCAAGCGCCATCAGAGCCTGATAAAAAGAGTTTCTACAATAGAATATTGCAAATACTTAATGCTCCAATAATAAAGAGTGAAAGTCCTGACACCAAGCAGAGAAGGATTATTTCATTATTCAAAAAGCTGGAAGTAAAAATAATTATCATTGATGAAATACATCATGTGCTTGCTGGGAGCCCTCTTAAACAAAGAGTATTCCTGAATGATTTAAAAGAGCTCAGTAATGAATTAAAAATTCCAATCATATGTGTTGGAATTCGTGATGCATTTAATGTCATTCAGTCTGATAACCAGCTCTCTAATAGGTTTGAAACAGTAACATTGGAAAGATGGAAAATGAATGAGGCATACTTACAGTTCCTAGTAAACTACGAAGCTCTTCTTCCTCTTGAAAAGCCATCATACCTTGCTGAGAATTCAATAGCTTCAAAAATACTGGCAATGTCAGATGGGTTAGTTGGTGAAATTTGTACTATCCTGATAAGATCTGCAGAACTTGCACTGAAAAGTGGTTTAAACAAAATTGATCATAAAATCTTGGATAATATCGAATATGTTTCCCCTGAAGACAGAAAGAAAGTCCTCAGAAGAGCTAATTTATAA
- a CDS encoding TniQ family protein — translation MPYIHTLNKNIWAHYIPPYQDELFTSWFLRLSQAHEVKSHSFGKYYFKDQQFWNRDVDNMPTDYLKKVIFDNSPLEYTAINNLFLSNYQSMLFENHNPNGFTSGILPLGIAHRKRKNNGLLYCPICLKKKLIIKNNGGY, via the coding sequence ATGCCATACATCCATACATTAAATAAAAATATATGGGCACATTATATTCCACCATATCAGGATGAATTGTTCACAAGCTGGTTTCTTAGACTTTCGCAAGCCCATGAAGTAAAAAGCCATTCGTTTGGAAAATATTATTTTAAAGATCAACAATTTTGGAACCGAGATGTAGATAACATGCCTACAGATTACTTAAAAAAAGTAATATTTGATAATTCACCTTTGGAGTATACTGCCATTAACAATCTATTTTTAAGTAATTATCAAAGTATGTTATTTGAAAATCACAATCCAAACGGTTTTACCTCTGGAATACTTCCATTAGGCATTGCCCATAGAAAGCGTAAGAATAATGGACTTTTATATTGTCCAATATGCTTAAAAAAAAAGCTTATTATAAAAAACAATGGAGGTTATTAA
- a CDS encoding helix-turn-helix domain-containing protein, whose translation MEEKEFLKDEVLQKLGKRIKQIRIAKGYSSYEYFAYEHNISRAQYGRYEKGEDLRFSTLAKVIHAFGMTMDEFFSEGFEENEI comes from the coding sequence ATGGAGGAAAAAGAATTTTTAAAGGATGAAGTCCTACAGAAACTCGGAAAGAGAATAAAACAAATTAGGATCGCCAAAGGATATTCGAGTTATGAATATTTTGCTTATGAGCATAATATATCCAGGGCTCAGTATGGAAGATATGAGAAAGGGGAAGATCTTCGTTTCAGCACTCTAGCAAAAGTTATCCATGCCTTTGGAATGACTATGGATGAATTTTTTTCTGAAGGATTTGAAGAAAATGAAATATAA
- a CDS encoding SHOCT domain-containing protein, translated as MLAILTSTSQNIGEFPFVKIILFIYFIPTIIALFRVYILRFKFFSVLLINLFFGWTVYGWWLAFAKAFSSKNVIYIKNKPKKTVVLDKYDQLNKLNDLRASGAINEEEFEIEKQKILNH; from the coding sequence ATGTTAGCAATACTAACTTCCACGAGCCAAAATATTGGAGAGTTTCCATTTGTCAAAATAATTCTCTTTATCTATTTTATTCCCACTATAATTGCATTGTTTAGGGTATATATATTAAGATTTAAATTTTTCAGTGTTTTACTGATTAATTTATTTTTTGGTTGGACCGTATATGGTTGGTGGTTGGCATTTGCAAAAGCATTTTCAAGTAAAAATGTTATTTATATAAAGAATAAACCTAAAAAAACTGTAGTTTTAGATAAATATGATCAACTCAATAAATTAAATGACCTACGTGCTTCAGGAGCTATTAATGAAGAGGAGTTCGAAATTGAAAAACAAAAAATATTAAATCATTAA
- a CDS encoding helix-turn-helix domain-containing protein, translated as MDNTVGKNIKALRTKMQYTQQNVAHYLNISRVELNYYENGKRPIPSHLITKLAELYSVDEYDLYNDDEAALKTNLAFAFRMEELNAEDLASIASFKKIATNYFKMQNVLASNE; from the coding sequence ATGGACAATACAGTAGGCAAAAACATAAAGGCTTTGCGTACAAAAATGCAGTATACACAGCAAAATGTCGCACATTATCTAAACATAAGCCGAGTAGAACTTAATTACTATGAAAATGGTAAAAGGCCAATTCCAAGTCATCTAATAACAAAATTAGCTGAGTTATATTCTGTAGACGAATATGACTTATATAATGATGACGAAGCTGCTTTAAAAACTAATCTTGCTTTTGCTTTCCGTATGGAAGAATTAAATGCCGAAGATTTAGCTTCAATTGCATCATTCAAAAAAATAGCTACGAACTATTTTAAAATGCAAAATGTATTAGCTAGTAATGAATAA